The Musa acuminata AAA Group cultivar baxijiao chromosome BXJ1-3, Cavendish_Baxijiao_AAA, whole genome shotgun sequence genome window below encodes:
- the LOC135619241 gene encoding gamma carbonic anhydrase 1, mitochondrial-like, whose protein sequence is MGTLGRAIYSVGFWIRETGQALDRLGCRLQGNYYFHEQLSRHRTLMNIFDKVPNVHKDAFVAPSASVIGDVQVGQGSSIWYGCVLRGDVNSIHVGSGTNIQDNSLVHVAKSNLSGKVLPTIIGDNVTVGHNAVLHGCTVEDETFVGMGSVLLDGVVVEKHGMVAAGALVRQNTRIPCGEVWGGNPAKFLRKLTDEEIAFISQSATNYANLAQVHAAENAKSFDEIEFEKVLRKKFARRDEEYDSMLGVVREVPQELILPDNILPNKSPKPSQIG, encoded by the exons ATGGGGACGCTGGGAAGGGCGATCTACTCCGTCGGATTCTGGATCCGGGAGACCGGCCAGGCCCTCGACCGCCTCGGCTGCCGCCTCCAGGGCAACTACTACTTCCACGAGCAGT TGTCGAGGCATCGTACGCTCATGAACATATTTGACAAGGTGCCTAATGTTCATAAGGATGCTTTTGTGGCTCCAAGTGCATCTGTTATTGGTGATGTCCAAGTGGGCCAAGGATCATCAATTTGGTACGGATGTGTTCTGCGAG GTGATGTAAACAGCATCCATGTTGGCTCTGGCACTAACATTCAAGATAATTCCCTGGTGCATGTGGCAAAATCTAATCTGAGTGGAAAGGTTCTACCAACTATTATTGGAGATAACGTCACAGTAG GTCATAATGCTGTCTTGCATGGATGCACTGTTGAGGATGAAACATTTGTTGGAATGGGTTCTGTCCTTCTTGATGGGGTTGTCGTGGAGAAGCATGGAATGGTTGCTGCTGGAGCCCTTGTAAGGCAGAACACTAGGATTCCATGTGGAGAG GTGTGGGGAGGTAATCCTGCGAAGTTTTTGAGAAAGCTGACCGATGAAGAGATTGCTTTTATATCTCAGTCTGCTACGAACTATGCCAATTTGGCCCAGGTGCATGCTGCTGAGAATGCTAAATCATTTGACGAGATAGAGTTTGAGAAAGTATTGCGCAAGAAGTTTGCACGCAGGGACGAGGAGTACGATTCGATGCTTGGAGTGGTTCGTGAAGTCCCTCAAGAACTAATTCTTCCCGACAACATCTTACCGAACAAATCTCCCAAGCCTTCTCAGATAGGCTGA
- the LOC103977738 gene encoding probable mediator of RNA polymerase II transcription subunit 26b, translated as MAGSSGSLDYWRKFFRSANSDIFEVIEHAVLVAASDYPEEFRSRRDRMVEKLFTVLLPRCFGCDRVAEGEEGNASVKRDGEKESKVDSNNVGPEDLNRIVSNYSFDEAEALTEEMEEEGQIVGEVLRIKEIFANHHDESESTLFESLRRLQLMELSVEVLKATEIGKAVNGLRKHNSKQIRHLVRTLIDGWKVLVEEWVRATAAIAVTDNSPDNENPPIEDEEGLPSPPLDEGALFATQTTSIQLSEFFDGMDDDGNFRTNGEFEKQWKNGRMLKVTDEPEREQQPVIPKEKGEARRQELVIKPAKPQEHLVREAKHEIIVNKQSKPVMSGPGRQLKLASNQKAHSEMKTTQHQDNAGVQRKPSVVSLDKTRNSEEALIQAKLEVAKRKLHEGYQLAENTKKQRTIQVMELHDLPKQAHNRHPILKSRNQSRSWASGRH; from the exons ATGGCTGGCTCGTCCGGGTCGCTTGATTACTGGAGAAAGTTCTTCCGCAGTGCTAATTCCGACATCTTCGAAGTGATAGAGCATGCCGTCCTCGTCGCGGCGTCGGACTACCCCGAAGAATTCAGGAGTAGGAGGGATCGGATGGTGGAGAAGCTGTTCACCGTGCTTCTGCCAAGGTGCTTCGGGTGCGACCGCGTCGCTGAGGGGGAGGAGGGGAACGCCAGCGTCAAGAGGGACGGAGAGAAGGAGAGCAAAGTGGATAGCAACAACGTTGGGCCCGAGGACCTGAACCGGATTGTGAGCAACTACAGCTTCGATGAAGCTGAGGCGCTCACCGAGGAGATGGAAGAGGAGGGCCAAATCGTTGGGGAGGTTCTGAGGATAAAGGAGATCTTTGCCAACCATCATGATGAG TCTGAGAGCACACTGTTTGAGTCACTAAGGAGGCTGCAGTTGATGGAACTTTCTGTCGAAGTACTGAAG GCAACTGAGATTGGAAAAGCTGTTAACGGTCTACGGAAGCACAACTCTAAGCAAATTCGCCACCTTGTTCGGACTCTCATTGA TGGTTGGAAGGTTTTGGTTGAAGAATGGGTGAGAGCTACAGCTGCCATTGCAG TTACAGATAACTCCCCTGACAATGAAAATCCTCCTATTGAAGATGAGGAAGGGCTCCCATCCCCTCCTTTGGATGAGGGAGCTCTTTTTGCCACTCAAACTACTTCCATCCAGCTCTCAGAG TTCTTCGATGGAATGGATGATGATGGAA ATTTCAGAACTAATGGGGAGTTTGAGAAGCAGTGGAAAAATGGAAGGATGCTTAAAGTAACTGATGAACCAGAGAGGGAACAACAGCCTGTCATTCCAAAAGAGAAGGGGGAGGCAAGGAGGCAAGAATTAGTCATTAAACCAGCAAAGCCACAGGAGCACTTGGTTAGAGAAGCAAAGCATGAAATTATTGTAAACAAGCAAAGCAAGCCTGTGATGTCTGGGCCTGGCAGACAACTAAAACTAGCCTCCAATCAGAAAGCTCACAGCGAGATGAAAACTACACAGCATCAAGACAATGCTGGAGTTCAGAGGAAGCCATCGGTGGTTTCACTGGAT AAAACAAGGAACTCAGAGGAAGCCTTAATACAAGCTAAGCTAGAAGTGGCAAAGAGGAAGCTTCATGAAGGTTACCAGCTAGCAGAAAATA CAAAAAAGCAGCGAACGATACAAGTAATGGAGCTGCATGATCTACCAAAACAGGCACACAATAGGCATCCAATTCTGAAATCCAGAAACCAGAGTAGGAGTTGGGCAAGTGGTCGGCACTAG